Proteins encoded within one genomic window of Leptospira stimsonii:
- the guaA gene encoding glutamine-hydrolyzing GMP synthase → MEIQKKIAVVDFGGQYAHLIASRIRRLGAYTEILSNDEPLSSYQKYAGIILSGGPESVYEPDSPSISSKLFDLGIPILGICYGHQLIMKLLGGVVERSGTGEYGPASLELHSENGNSLLKNFVGGEQVWMNHADEVVKLPAGFSKIASSKDCGYAVVENSSKKIFGIQFHAEVSHSEKGSVLLENFIQICGASRTWGIDQFLKEKIKEIQETVKPEQKVFMLVSGGVDSTVSYLLLCKALGTERVLGFLIDTGFMRKGEVLPLQEKLKSQKIHLTVRDESNLFYESLKGKSDPEEKRKIVGNLFLEARDRAVKELDLEHGDWLLGQGTIYPDTIESGGTKHSHTIKTHHNRVEAIQKLIEEGKVIEPIRDLYKDEVRDLGLLLGLEPEWVGRHPFPGPGLVVRMLAVEKTSTDLDQKEIDSYLSTQNGLSGKILPVASVGVKGDRRSYANCVVLNDINTDWKTLDRVATHLSNQFSFINRVVLLPFEKDVKNLAFRFTGMQLDKKCSDLLREADSIVESLIFKAGLYNQIWQMPVVLLPIGEKENEKSIVLRPVESQEAMTANFFPMKRELLKEIKAEVLKIPGIRYVFFDLTNKPPGTIEWE, encoded by the coding sequence ATGGAAATCCAAAAAAAAATTGCCGTCGTTGATTTCGGAGGGCAGTATGCTCACCTGATCGCATCCAGGATTCGAAGACTCGGCGCTTATACGGAAATTCTTTCCAACGATGAACCTCTTTCCAGTTATCAAAAATACGCAGGCATCATTCTTTCCGGAGGACCGGAAAGCGTCTACGAACCGGATTCTCCCAGCATTTCTTCAAAACTTTTCGACCTCGGCATTCCTATATTAGGAATTTGTTACGGTCATCAACTCATCATGAAACTCTTAGGTGGAGTTGTAGAACGTTCCGGAACGGGAGAATATGGTCCGGCTTCCTTGGAACTTCATTCAGAAAACGGAAATTCTTTATTGAAGAATTTTGTGGGTGGGGAACAAGTCTGGATGAATCACGCGGATGAGGTTGTAAAACTTCCGGCGGGTTTTTCCAAAATCGCGTCTTCTAAAGACTGCGGATATGCAGTCGTAGAAAATTCTTCCAAGAAAATCTTTGGAATTCAATTTCATGCGGAAGTAAGTCACAGCGAAAAAGGTTCCGTGCTTCTGGAGAATTTCATCCAGATCTGCGGAGCTTCTCGCACCTGGGGAATCGATCAATTCCTCAAGGAAAAAATCAAAGAAATTCAAGAAACCGTAAAGCCGGAACAAAAAGTTTTTATGCTCGTTTCGGGCGGAGTCGATTCCACGGTTTCCTATCTTCTTCTCTGCAAAGCGCTTGGAACCGAAAGAGTTCTCGGTTTTTTAATCGACACTGGTTTTATGAGAAAGGGTGAAGTTCTCCCTTTGCAAGAGAAACTCAAGTCGCAGAAGATTCACCTAACAGTGAGAGACGAATCGAATCTATTTTACGAAAGTTTAAAGGGAAAATCGGATCCGGAAGAAAAACGAAAGATCGTAGGAAATCTTTTTCTGGAAGCGAGAGATCGTGCGGTGAAAGAATTGGATTTGGAACACGGAGATTGGCTTCTCGGTCAAGGAACGATCTATCCCGATACGATCGAGTCGGGCGGGACCAAACATTCTCATACGATTAAGACCCATCACAATCGAGTGGAAGCGATCCAAAAACTCATCGAAGAAGGAAAGGTGATCGAACCGATTCGCGATCTTTATAAGGACGAGGTTCGCGATTTAGGTCTGCTTCTCGGTCTGGAACCGGAGTGGGTCGGTCGCCATCCATTTCCCGGTCCTGGTCTTGTCGTTCGAATGCTCGCCGTTGAAAAAACGAGTACCGATTTGGATCAGAAAGAAATCGATTCTTATCTTTCCACTCAGAACGGGTTGTCCGGAAAAATTCTTCCAGTCGCGAGTGTAGGAGTAAAGGGCGATCGTAGATCCTATGCCAACTGCGTCGTGTTAAACGACATCAATACAGATTGGAAGACTCTAGATCGGGTCGCAACTCATCTTTCCAATCAATTCTCCTTTATCAATCGGGTCGTTCTTCTTCCTTTTGAGAAGGATGTGAAGAATCTGGCCTTTCGTTTTACAGGAATGCAACTGGATAAAAAATGCTCCGATCTTCTCCGGGAAGCGGATTCTATCGTTGAGTCTTTGATCTTCAAAGCGGGGCTTTACAATCAAATCTGGCAAATGCCGGTCGTACTTCTTCCGATCGGAGAAAAGGAGAATGAGAAGAGTATCGTTCTTCGTCCTGTGGAATCTCAAGAGGCGATGACCGCTAACTTTTTTCCGATGAAACGGGAACTTCTCAAAGAAATCAAAGCGGAAGTTCTTAAAATTCCCGGTATTCGTTACGTCTTTTTCGATCTTACGAACAAACCGCCGGGAACAATCGAGTGGGAATGA
- a CDS encoding adenylate/guanylate cyclase domain-containing protein: protein MPNDQEIEDFKKQFVENQKGIEELNQKLHRKTREVEIIQSISAEILNTLDLDQIFERIMKVMDEVFGFKHALILMVQDGTEILKVVASRGYEEVGIGARVEFGQGVIGVVAKRKKIMRMVGISTQMRYAGQVGQSMGREEKKIELPGLKDAKSQIAIPLLVKERLLGVFAVESSEMNAFKLLDEMILSIVGNQIAVAIENASAYHTQQQLSEAYSRFVPKETLALLSKRSILETQLADQTEGLMTVMFSDIRGFTTLSEKMTPGENFQFINEYLGRIAPVIREHHGFIDKFIGDAIMAIFPSRAEDAVDAALAMRRTLRKFNEIRKSQNQEAVDIGIGIHTGHLMLGIIGHENRMECTVIGDSVNLASRIEGLTKQFGCPIVASEVTIASLKDPSRFPHEFLDEVTVKGKSQAVKMYKIETED from the coding sequence GTGCCGAACGATCAGGAAATCGAAGATTTCAAAAAACAATTCGTCGAGAACCAAAAAGGAATTGAAGAATTAAATCAAAAGCTTCACCGTAAAACCCGCGAAGTCGAAATCATCCAATCCATTTCCGCAGAAATTCTGAACACTCTCGATCTCGACCAAATCTTCGAGAGAATCATGAAGGTGATGGACGAGGTCTTCGGTTTCAAACACGCGCTCATACTTATGGTTCAGGACGGAACCGAAATCCTTAAAGTAGTCGCAAGCCGAGGCTATGAAGAAGTCGGAATCGGAGCCAGAGTGGAATTCGGACAGGGAGTCATCGGAGTTGTAGCGAAACGAAAAAAAATCATGCGGATGGTCGGAATCTCCACACAAATGCGTTATGCGGGACAGGTGGGTCAATCGATGGGACGGGAAGAAAAAAAAATCGAACTCCCCGGCCTGAAAGACGCCAAAAGTCAGATCGCCATCCCACTTTTAGTCAAAGAAAGATTGCTCGGTGTCTTCGCGGTGGAAAGTTCCGAGATGAACGCCTTTAAGTTGTTAGACGAAATGATCTTGAGCATCGTGGGAAATCAGATCGCGGTCGCGATCGAAAACGCGTCCGCCTATCACACACAACAACAACTTTCCGAAGCCTACAGTCGATTCGTACCCAAAGAAACTCTTGCTCTATTGAGCAAACGATCCATCTTAGAAACCCAACTAGCCGACCAAACGGAAGGTCTGATGACCGTGATGTTTTCCGATATTCGCGGCTTTACCACCCTCTCCGAAAAGATGACACCCGGTGAGAACTTTCAATTTATCAACGAGTATTTGGGAAGAATCGCACCGGTGATCCGGGAACACCACGGTTTTATCGATAAATTTATCGGGGACGCAATCATGGCGATCTTTCCGAGTCGCGCGGAAGATGCAGTGGATGCCGCATTAGCGATGAGAAGAACTCTTCGAAAATTCAACGAAATCCGAAAGAGTCAAAACCAAGAAGCTGTGGATATCGGAATTGGAATTCACACAGGTCATCTGATGCTGGGAATCATCGGTCACGAGAATCGAATGGAATGTACGGTGATCGGAGACAGCGTCAATCTTGCTTCGCGAATCGAAGGTCTGACGAAACAGTTCGGTTGTCCGATCGTTGCAAGCGAAGTCACGATTGCCTCACTCAAAGATCCATCACGGTTCCCGCATGAATTTTTAGACGAGGTTACGGTGAAAGGAAAATCGCAGGCTGTGAAAATGTATAAAATTGAGACCGAGGATTGA
- a CDS encoding pyridoxamine 5'-phosphate oxidase family protein, translated as MILEEIQPCLQGVVPSIMVTSSKEGIPNATIVSQVYQVDERHVAISNQFFGKTHKNAVENRHAQLQVLNPENLEPWLLEIYYQRTETEGDLFDAMEMQLEAIASMSGMSDVFKLKAADIFEVRSVKNLVEAKET; from the coding sequence ATGATCTTAGAAGAAATCCAACCTTGTTTGCAAGGAGTTGTTCCGAGTATTATGGTTACTTCCTCCAAAGAAGGAATTCCGAATGCAACGATCGTAAGTCAGGTGTATCAAGTCGACGAACGTCATGTCGCCATCTCGAATCAGTTCTTCGGAAAAACGCACAAGAACGCGGTGGAAAATCGTCACGCACAGCTTCAGGTTCTAAATCCGGAGAATTTGGAACCTTGGCTTTTAGAAATCTACTATCAAAGAACGGAAACCGAAGGAGATTTGTTCGACGCGATGGAAATGCAACTGGAGGCGATCGCATCCATGTCCGGAATGAGCGACGTATTCAAACTCAAGGCCGCGGACATCTTCGAAGTTCGTTCCGTAAAGAATCTCGTCGAAGCGAAGGAGACCTAA
- a CDS encoding DUF4505 family protein, producing MSQRRSYFYQLDSRGRIFHEGTELNDPHFLDLFISRICKNETGVHPEYPYLSLCAGEWNFIQPTTTIFVFRKRESEKLFYSPSRFVLFQPEQLRIQGDSLLHPAPQEEWGSFSSALLLEFSKRIEQREEDLYFQENSMKFKIQVLPEKS from the coding sequence AGAAGAAGCTATTTTTATCAGTTGGATTCTCGTGGCCGAATCTTCCACGAAGGCACAGAGTTGAACGACCCACACTTTCTGGATTTATTCATTTCTAGAATTTGTAAAAATGAAACCGGAGTTCATCCGGAATATCCTTACCTCTCTCTTTGTGCAGGAGAATGGAATTTTATCCAACCAACTACCACGATCTTCGTATTCCGAAAAAGGGAATCGGAAAAACTTTTTTATTCTCCGAGTAGATTCGTTTTGTTCCAACCAGAACAATTGCGAATCCAAGGAGATTCTTTGCTTCATCCCGCACCGCAAGAAGAATGGGGTTCGTTTTCGAGCGCACTTCTTCTGGAATTCTCAAAACGAATCGAACAAAGGGAAGAAGATCTTTATTTCCAAGAAAATTCGATGAAATTTAAGATTCAAGTGCTTCCGGAAAAATCGTAG